One region of Lebetimonas natsushimae genomic DNA includes:
- a CDS encoding type IV pilus twitching motility protein PilT, with amino-acid sequence MALSFTLEQLLKSIKDYNASDLHLNVNAEPMLRIDGKLTPLNLPKLTKEDVIELCYSVLSEKQKAKLEDELELDFSFEIPKVARFRANYYFERENLAAAFRIIPERPFSLDELNAPAVFKKLVRHEKGLILVTGPTGSGKSTTLAAMIKEINDNFRKHVITIEDPIEFVHQHNKCLISQREVERDTKSFLSALRASLREDPDVILIGEMRDRETIGAAITAAETGHLVFATLHTNSAIQTINRIVNVFPAEEQDQIRTQLSMAILAVISQALLPKVGGGRIAAHEILINNPAVANLIRENKIAQIYSQMQLNQGATGMQTLNQVLTEYVLKGIITKDTAMAYTTKPEELRKLIGV; translated from the coding sequence ATGGCTCTTAGTTTTACTTTAGAACAGTTATTAAAAAGTATAAAAGATTATAATGCAAGTGATCTGCATTTAAATGTAAATGCTGAACCTATGCTTAGAATTGATGGAAAACTTACACCTTTAAATCTTCCCAAACTTACAAAAGAGGATGTAATAGAGCTTTGTTATTCTGTTTTGTCTGAAAAGCAAAAAGCAAAACTTGAAGATGAACTTGAACTTGATTTTTCTTTTGAAATTCCAAAAGTTGCAAGATTTAGGGCAAATTATTATTTTGAAAGAGAAAATTTAGCAGCCGCTTTTAGGATTATTCCTGAAAGACCTTTTAGTCTTGATGAATTAAATGCACCTGCGGTATTTAAAAAACTTGTAAGACATGAAAAAGGTCTGATTTTAGTAACAGGTCCTACCGGAAGCGGTAAATCTACAACTCTTGCCGCTATGATTAAAGAAATTAACGATAATTTCAGGAAGCATGTTATTACAATAGAGGATCCGATTGAATTTGTTCATCAGCATAATAAATGTTTAATTTCCCAAAGAGAGGTAGAAAGGGATACAAAATCTTTTTTAAGTGCTCTTAGGGCATCACTCAGGGAAGATCCTGATGTTATTTTAATTGGTGAGATGAGAGACAGGGAAACAATAGGTGCTGCTATTACAGCTGCTGAAACGGGACACTTGGTGTTTGCCACTTTGCATACTAATTCTGCGATTCAGACGATAAACAGAATTGTAAACGTATTTCCTGCAGAAGAACAGGATCAAATCAGAACACAGCTTTCGATGGCTATTTTAGCAGTTATTTCCCAGGCATTGCTTCCAAAAGTTGGCGGTGGTAGAATTGCTGCGCATGAAATATTAATCAATAATCCCGCCGTTGCAAACTTGATCAGGGAAAATAAAATTGCACAAATTTATTCACAAATGCAGCTTAACCAAGGTGCAACAGGAATGCAGACATTAAATCAGGTATTGACAGAATATGTATTAAAAGGAATTATTACCAAAGATACTGCTATGGCGTATACTACCAAACCTGAAGAATTGAGAAAATTAATAGGTGTTTGA
- the queA gene encoding tRNA preQ1(34) S-adenosylmethionine ribosyltransferase-isomerase QueA, translated as MMNDFLVSAYDYNLPEGLIAKYPAKPRDLAKLLVYDRKSDKIIHTVFKNILDFVPHSAFIFNNTKVIKARIFGVKETGGKVELLLNRPYKNAYLVYIRGKVKVGSKLFFDKGLVAEVKELLEDGSRVVDFKLKMDNGEWKILDFLDLVNILEKIGHVPLPPYIKRNDEKIDETEYQTVFAKKEGAVAAPTASLHFTDELLNKIKEKYFLTLHVGAGTFKPVEVEDIREHKMHSEFYEIPENTAKILDSKKEIVAVGTTVTRTIEYYARTKKLSGECDLFLHPKNPPIRVNHLLTNFHLPKSTLIMLVAAFIGRKKTLEIYKEAIEKKYRFYSYGDAMLII; from the coding sequence TTGATGAATGATTTTTTAGTGTCAGCATATGATTATAATTTGCCTGAGGGGTTGATAGCTAAATATCCAGCAAAACCCCGAGATTTGGCTAAGCTTTTAGTTTATGACAGAAAAAGTGATAAAATAATCCATACAGTTTTTAAAAATATTTTGGATTTTGTTCCTCACAGTGCATTTATTTTTAATAATACAAAAGTAATTAAAGCCAGAATTTTCGGAGTGAAAGAAACCGGTGGAAAAGTTGAGCTTTTATTAAACAGACCGTATAAAAACGCTTATTTAGTTTATATCAGGGGAAAAGTAAAAGTTGGCAGCAAACTTTTTTTTGATAAAGGGTTGGTTGCTGAAGTAAAAGAACTTTTAGAAGACGGAAGCAGGGTGGTTGATTTTAAATTGAAAATGGATAATGGGGAATGGAAAATTTTGGATTTTTTAGATCTTGTTAATATTCTAGAAAAAATAGGACATGTGCCATTGCCTCCTTATATTAAAAGAAATGATGAAAAGATTGATGAAACAGAATATCAAACGGTATTTGCAAAAAAAGAGGGTGCGGTTGCCGCACCAACAGCGAGTCTTCATTTTACAGATGAACTTTTAAATAAAATAAAAGAGAAATATTTTTTGACCTTGCATGTAGGAGCCGGAACTTTTAAACCTGTGGAAGTTGAGGATATTAGGGAACATAAAATGCACAGTGAATTTTATGAGATACCAGAAAATACTGCAAAAATACTTGATAGTAAAAAGGAAATAGTAGCAGTTGGAACAACTGTAACAAGAACAATTGAATATTATGCGAGGACTAAAAAACTCAGTGGGGAGTGTGATTTGTTTTTACACCCCAAAAATCCGCCAATTAGAGTAAATCATCTTTTAACAAATTTTCATTTGCCAAAATCTACTCTTATTATGCTGGTAGCTGCTTTTATAGGAAGAAAAAAAACTCTTGAGATTTATAAAGAGGCAATAGAGAAAAAATACAGATTTTACAGCTACGGGGATGCGATGCTCATAATATAA
- the trxC gene encoding thioredoxin TrxC produces MDYIVYACPHCRALNKLPKKDSYKKAVCGKCGGNLLENKPISLDNYDEFQKITSSVTVPVIIDFWAEWCGPCQMFAPIFANTAKNYPLKAQFVKVDTDKNQQAAMQFGIRSIPTIVALKDGKEIDRVMGALPEPSFAMWADKIIEN; encoded by the coding sequence ATGGATTATATTGTATATGCTTGTCCTCACTGCAGGGCATTAAATAAATTGCCTAAAAAAGATAGTTATAAAAAAGCAGTTTGTGGAAAATGCGGAGGTAATTTGCTTGAAAACAAACCAATTTCTCTTGATAATTATGATGAGTTTCAAAAAATTACATCATCTGTAACAGTGCCGGTAATTATAGATTTTTGGGCCGAGTGGTGCGGGCCTTGTCAAATGTTTGCGCCAATTTTTGCAAACACTGCAAAAAATTATCCGCTTAAAGCCCAGTTTGTAAAAGTGGATACAGACAAAAACCAGCAGGCTGCAATGCAGTTTGGTATAAGAAGTATTCCTACAATAGTAGCATTAAAAGACGGTAAGGAAATAGACAGAGTAATGGGAGCATTGCCAGAGCCAAGCTTTGCTATGTGGGCGGATAAAATAATTGAAAATTAA